From one Triticum urartu cultivar G1812 chromosome 3, Tu2.1, whole genome shotgun sequence genomic stretch:
- the LOC125543096 gene encoding valine--tRNA ligase, mitochondrial 1-like: protein MEKPAAQAPGKAASEEKLDDKELELERERKLKKEQKAREKEEKKLKAKQKETARLQAQATSDGPKKSEKKQKKKAAGDENPEDFIDPKTPSGEKKSLAPQMAKQYSPSAVEKSWYSWWESAGYFGADPASTKPPFVIVLPPPNVTGALHIGHALTVAIEDAMIRWRRMSGYNALWVPGVDHAGIATQVVVEKKLMRERKLTRHDIGRDKFISEVLKWKDQYGGTILGQLRRLGASLDWSRECFTMDEQRSKAVTEAFVRLHKDGLIYRDYRLVNWDCTLLTAISDIEVDHLELKEETMLKVPGYSSPVQFGVLISFAYPLEEGLGEIIVATTRIETMLGDTAIAVHPEDKRYKHLHGKHAIHPFNGRKLKIICDAVLVDPTFGTGAVKITPAHDPNDFEVGKRHNLEFINIFTDDGKINSNGGAQFEGMPRFAARVAVIDALKEKGLYKDTKKNEMNLGICSRSNDVVEPMIKPQWFVNCHTMAKAGLDAVRSKKIEIIPQQYEQDWYRWLENIRDWCVSRQLWWGHRVPAWYVTLEDEQLNDLGSNNDRWIVARNECDAMLEAQKKYPGKKFQLNQDPDVLDTWFSSGLFPLTVLGWPDDTADLRAFYPTSVLETGLDILFFWVARMVMMGMQLGGDVPFQKVYLHPMIRDAHGRKMSKSLGNVVDPLEVINGTTLEDLLKRLEEGNLDQNELSVAREGKKKDFPDGIAECGTDALRFALISYTSQSDKINLDIKRVVGYRQWCNKLWNAIRFAMGKLGDHYTPPATIVVSSMPPVCKWILSVLNKAIGKTVTSLEAYKFADATSAIYSWWQYQLCDVFIEAVKPYFFNDSQEFDSARAACRDALWVCLDNGLRLLHPFMPYVTEELWQRLPQPKDSCRKNSIMISEYPSVVQEWADDKLESEFSIILDTVNKLRSLKPPTDTNERRPAFALCRGEDIAATVQCYQSLVVSLSSVSSLKILAESDETPLDCSTAVVNKDLSVYLELQGALNAEVELEKLRKKRDEIQKLQHALSQKMEASGYREKAPPSVQEEDMRKLTAFFEQLRVIGEAEKKLDA, encoded by the exons ATGGAGAAG CCCGCGGCGCAGGCACCGGGGAAGGCGGCTTCAGAGGAGAAG CTTGACGACAAGGAGCTGGAGCTAGAGCGGGAGCGGAAACTGAAGAAAGAGCAGAAG GCTAGAGAGAAAGAGGAGAAAAAGCTCAAGGCAAAGCAAAAGGAGACTGCTAGGCTCCAG GCTCAAGCAACATCGGATGGACCTAAGAAAAGTGAGaagaagcaaaagaagaaggcTGCGGGGGATGAAAACCCCGAGGATTTCATTGACCCTAAGACCCCTAGTGGGGAGAAGAAATCGCTTGCACCTCAAATGGCTAAGCAGTATAGCCCAAGTGCAGTTGAAAAATC GTGGTACTCCTGGTGGGAGTCAGCAGGATATTTTGGGGCAGACCCTGCAAGCACAAAACCACCTTTTGTTATA GTTCTACCACCTCCGAATGTGACTGGAGCGCTTCATATTGGTCATGCACTTACAGTGGCTATAGAG GATGCTATGATAAGGTGGAGGAGAATGTCGGGATATAATGCTCTGTGGGTCCCAGGAGTGGACCATGCTGGAATTGCTACACAG GTTGTAGTGGAAAAGAAGCTAATGCGTGAAAGGAAGCTGACAAGGCATGACATAGGCCGTGACAAATTTATATCTGAA GTTCTGAAATGGAAAGATCAGTACGGTGGTACCATACTGGGTCAATTACGTAGGCTTGGGGCTTCGCTTGATTGGTCCCGTGAG TGTTTCACAATGGATGAACAACGATCGAAAGCTGTAACCGAAGCATTTGTTAGGTTGCACAAAGATGGCCTAATTTATAG GGACTACCGCCTTGTGAATTGGGACTGCACACTTTTAACAGCAATATCTGACATAGAG GTGGATCATCTAGAGCTTAAAGAGGAAACTATGCTGAAGGTCCCTGGTTATAGTAGTCCTGTACAGTTTGGTGTGTTGATATCCTTTGCCTATCCTCTTGAAGAAGGACTAGGTGAAATTATTGTCGCAACAACAAGAATTGAAACAATGCTCGGTGATACGGCAATAGCTGTTCATCCTGAGGATAAAAGGTATAAGCATCTGCATGGAAAGCATGCCATTCACCCGTTCAATGGCCGAAAACTCAAAATAATCTGCGATGCGGTGTTAGTGGATCCCACTTTCGGTACTGGGGCTGTCAAG ATTACACCTGCCCATGACCCAAATGACTTTGAGGTTGGAAAACGACACAACCTAGAGTTCATCAATATCTTCACAGATGATGGGAAGATAAACAGCAATGGAGGTGCACAATTTGAAGGAATGCCAAGATTTGCTGCTCGGGTTGCAGTTATTGATGCACTGAAGGAAAAG GGGTTGTACAAGGACACAAAAAAGAATGAAATGAATTTGGGCATTTGTTCAAGAAGTAATGATGTAGTGGAACCTATGATAAAGCCTCAATGGTTTGTTAATTGCCATACGATGGCAAAGGCAGGTCTTGATGCTGTAAGATCCAAAAAAATTGAGATTATTCCGCAACAATATGAACAAGACTGGTACAG ATGGCTTGAAAATATACGCGATTGGTGTGTTTCAAGGCAACTCTGGTGGGGACATCGTGTACCTGCGTGGTATGTGACACTAGAAGATGAGCAATTGAATGATCTGGGATCAAACAATGACCGTTGGATAGTCGCAAGGAATGAATGTGATGCAATGCTTGAGGCACAGAAAAAGTATCCGGGGAAGAAATTCCAGTTAAATCAAGACCCTGACGTTTTGGATACTTGGTTTTCATCTGGTCTCTTCCCATTGACAGTGCTTGGTTGGCCAGATGATACTGCTGATCTTCGTGCTTTCTACCCTACTTCAGTACTTGAAACTGGACTTGATATTCTCTTCTTCTGGGTGGCACGTATGGTGATGATGGGTATGCAACTTGGTGGTGATGTGCCATTTCAGAAG GTGTATTTGCATCCTATGATCCGTGATGCACATGGCCGCAAAATGTCCAAGTCACTTGGTAATGTTGTTGATCCCCTCGAGGTGATAAACGGTACGACACTTGAAGATCTCCTCAAACGTTTGGAAGAAGGCAACCTGGATCAAAATGAGTTAAGTGTTGCAAGAGAAGGGAAGAAGAAAGATTTTCCTGATGGCATTGCTGAATGTGGCACTGATGCACTCCGTTTCGCACTGATTTCTTACACTTCTCAG TCTGACAAGATAAATCTTGATATCAAGAGGGTTGTTGGATATCGCCAATGGTGCAATAAATTGTGGAATGCCATTCGTTTTGCAATGGGCAAACTTGGTGATCATTATACTCCACCAGCAACCATTGTTGTGTCTTCAATGCCCCCGGTCTGCAAATGGATACTCTCGGTACTTAACAAGGCTATTGGCAAGACTGTGACCTCATTAGAAGCATACAAGTTCGCCGATGCAACATCTGCTATTTACTCATGGTGGCAATACCAGCTATGTGATGTATTTATAGAAGCTGTAAAACCTTACTTCTTCAATGACTCTCAAGAGTTCGATTCAGCAAGAGCTGCTTGTAGAGATGCCCTATGGGTTTGCCTCGACAATGGTTTGCGTCTGCTCCACCCATTCATGCCTTATGTAACAGAAGAACTCTGGCAGCGTCTTCCTCAGCCCAAAGATTCTTGCAGAAAAAATTCCATCATGATATCAGAATATCCATCTGTTGTTCAG GAATGGGCAGATGATAAACTTGAAAGtgaatttagtattatcttggaTACTGTGAACAAACTAAGATCTCTGAAGCCACCAACAGATACAAATGAGAG GCGACCTGCTTTTGCACTTTGTCGAGGCGAAGATATTGCTGCCACTGTTCAGTGCTATCAATCTCTAGTGGTGTCTCTTTCTTCTGTATCGTCACTTAAG ATCCTGGCAGAGAGTGACGAAACTCCACTTGACTGTTCGACTGCTGTTGTCAACAAAGATCTGTCCGTATACCTTGAGCTTCAAGGAGCTCTAAACGCGGAAGTGGAGCTCGAAAAGCTAAGGAAAAAGAGGGATGAAATCCAAAA GCTACAGCATGCCCTTTCTCAGAAGATGGAAGCGTCCGGTTACAGAGAGAAGGCCCCGCCCAGCGTCCAAGAGGAGGACATGAGGAAACTCACTGCCTTTTTCGAGCAACTGCGGGTGATTGGTGAAGCTGAGAAGAAACTAGATGCGTAA